A single region of the Chitinophaga niabensis genome encodes:
- a CDS encoding DUF502 domain-containing protein — protein sequence MSPKLRFRLLLSRILRYFFQGLLILAPIGVTAFTLYWGFVTIDNILPRDLLPLDHPLNILKYKGVGFAIVLILVVFVGYISSSFIVGRLIDMFDHILERTPFIKYIYSSVKDVFDAFVGEKKKFDHPVLVNVYGEDVWEMGFITQENVNSLGLQGYMAVYVPHAYAITGKVFIVKEEKVRPLTNISAGEAMKFAVSGGVTHITETVSHRQSEVK from the coding sequence ATGTCTCCAAAATTGAGGTTCAGGTTGTTATTATCCCGGATATTGCGCTATTTTTTCCAGGGTTTACTGATATTGGCACCTATCGGGGTCACGGCATTTACGTTATACTGGGGTTTTGTAACCATAGATAATATATTACCGCGTGACCTGCTGCCGCTGGACCATCCGCTTAACATATTGAAATACAAAGGAGTAGGATTTGCCATTGTGTTGATCCTGGTTGTTTTTGTGGGTTATATCAGTTCTTCCTTCATTGTGGGCAGGCTGATCGATATGTTTGACCATATCCTGGAACGTACTCCATTTATTAAGTATATCTATTCTTCCGTAAAGGATGTTTTTGATGCTTTTGTTGGGGAGAAGAAGAAATTTGACCACCCCGTACTGGTGAATGTATACGGGGAAGATGTGTGGGAAATGGGTTTCATTACACAGGAGAATGTGAACAGTCTTGGTTTACAGGGATATATGGCAGTATATGTGCCTCATGCTTATGCCATTACGGGCAAGGTATTTATTGTAAAGGAGGAGAAAGTACGGCCCCTGACGAATATCTCTGCGGGAGAAGCTATGAAGTTTGCCGTTTCAGGAGGGGTGACGCATATTACAGAAACTGTTAGTCACAGGCAAAGTGAAGTGAAGTAA
- a CDS encoding 2'-5' RNA ligase family protein, whose translation MNFERNERPRKYSPGYNRDPQEPNQDQEGGDSKKPEFGKDGDRPYTPRSEGGYSSREGGYTPRREGGYTPRGEGGYTPRPPAGDGANFNREGTFNREGGGSYGPRNEGGGYRDRDGGGYNRDQGGGGYNRDGGGGYDRGGGGGYDRGGGYDRGGGGGYDRGGGGGGYNRGGGGGYDRGGGGGYDRGGGGGGYNRGGGGGGYDRGGGGGGYNRGGGGGGYDRGGGGGGYNRGGGGGGYNRGGGGGGFNRGGGGGGGYQGRSSGGPRNFNKPPRPDNKIYFIALLPTAEVGKEIIKIKQDYAEQYGPMYALKVLPHITLQVPFTADPSLERSFCEELTEFAKTQAPFEVTLNGFGTFPNKQNRVLFINVEKSETMSAMHRQLINFLRKEFGFSTMLARTGFTPHVTVAFKDLEDAQFEKSWPEYENKEYKASFKVNNLYFLRHNGKSWEVLQKCKLGGA comes from the coding sequence ATGAATTTTGAGAGAAACGAACGCCCCCGAAAGTATTCTCCTGGCTACAACAGAGATCCACAAGAACCCAACCAAGACCAGGAAGGCGGTGATTCCAAGAAACCCGAATTTGGCAAAGACGGAGACAGACCTTATACTCCCCGTAGTGAAGGCGGTTATTCATCCCGTGAAGGTGGCTACACTCCCCGCAGGGAAGGTGGTTACACGCCTCGCGGAGAAGGTGGATACACCCCTCGTCCTCCAGCCGGTGATGGCGCCAACTTTAACCGTGAAGGAACATTTAACCGTGAAGGCGGCGGCAGCTACGGACCTCGTAATGAAGGTGGTGGTTATCGTGATCGCGACGGTGGCGGCTATAATCGCGACCAGGGCGGTGGAGGCTACAACCGTGATGGTGGTGGCGGATACGACCGCGGTGGCGGTGGCGGATATGATCGTGGTGGTGGTTACGACCGCGGTGGCGGTGGTGGCTATGATCGCGGCGGTGGTGGCGGAGGCTACAACCGCGGTGGCGGTGGTGGTTACGATCGCGGCGGTGGCGGCGGTTATGATCGTGGCGGTGGTGGCGGTGGCTACAATCGCGGCGGTGGCGGCGGAGGTTATGATCGCGGCGGCGGTGGCGGAGGCTACAACCGTGGCGGTGGTGGCGGAGGCTATGATCGCGGCGGCGGTGGCGGTGGTTACAATCGCGGCGGTGGCGGCGGAGGTTACAACCGTGGCGGTGGCGGCGGTGGTTTCAACCGTGGCGGCGGTGGTGGCGGTGGCTACCAGGGCCGTAGCTCAGGAGGTCCAAGGAACTTCAACAAACCTCCTCGTCCAGACAATAAAATATACTTTATCGCACTCCTGCCAACAGCTGAAGTAGGTAAAGAAATCATAAAGATCAAACAGGACTATGCTGAACAGTATGGACCAATGTACGCGCTGAAAGTATTACCGCACATCACACTGCAGGTACCTTTCACTGCCGATCCAAGCCTGGAAAGATCTTTCTGCGAAGAACTTACGGAATTTGCCAAAACACAAGCGCCTTTTGAAGTAACGCTCAATGGCTTTGGTACCTTCCCTAACAAACAAAACCGCGTACTCTTCATCAACGTTGAGAAAAGCGAAACCATGAGCGCCATGCACCGTCAACTGATCAACTTCCTGCGTAAGGAATTTGGTTTCAGTACCATGCTTGCACGCACAGGCTTCACACCTCACGTAACAGTTGCCTTTAAAGACCTGGAAGACGCACAGTTCGAAAAGTCATGGCCTGAGTACGAAAACAAAGAATACAAAGCTTCCTTTAAAGTAAATAACCTCTACTTCCTGCGCCACAACGGCAAATCCTGGGAAGTATTGCAGAAATGCAAGCTCGGAGGAGCATAA
- a CDS encoding efflux RND transporter permease subunit: MKDLEKEFKPTSWAIDNKVSIYVVTIILALWGITSYNSLPKEQFPEVVFPQFYISTVYFGTSPEDMETLVTKPLEKKLKAISGVKKISSSSVQDYSAINIEFDAGEDIEAARQQVREKVDEAKPDLPTNLSTDGQEPQIIKIDVSQIPIMNVNMSGDFDLQTLKRYADEMQDRIESLNEITRVDIVGALDREIQINLDKFKMDAARVSFDDVMFAVNAENKTVSGGVVAMDGQKRSLSVKGEYKDPTKIKDIVIRSQSGSVVYLRDIAEVKDGFEEQESYARLNGKSVITLNVIKRSGQNLINASDKIAEIVKEMEANYLPKGLEVTITADQSDATRVTLHDLINTIIIGFILVTVVLMFFMGAVNALFVALSVPISMFIAFIVMSFTGFTLNMMVLFSFLLALGIVVDDAIVVIENVHRIFNERKDLGIVHAAKIAAGEVFLPVFSGTLTVLAPFVPLLFWPGIIGKFMFFLPITLIITLVASLVVAYIINPVFAVDFMDRHEGENHPKPKFNKKFAIVSISFGVAALMGYGGSMGAGNLIVCLYLLILLERFWLGGVARKFQHNLWPRVQNSYRRVLQWCIIGWRPVWILVATFGLLVFSIILTGIRNPKVVFFPTSDPNFIYAYIELPIGTDQIVTDSITNIVEQRITKVVGAQNPLVKSIISNVAVGAGDPSQMDLSISPNKGKVTVAFVEFAKRNGLSTVDYLDKIRGVVKGIPGADITVEQEQGGPPTGKPINIEITGDEFELLATTSDRLKRYLDSLQIGGVEELKSDFQSNKPEIIVSIDRERANREGISTEQIGKTLRTALFGTEVSKFRDPEDDYPIVIRLKEDQRNNINTLMNLNLTYRDMNMGGQIRQVPLSAVADIRYSNTYAGIKHIDEKRVVTLYSNILTGFNANEVVATINSAVLDFNPPDGITVKMTGEQEDQMETMNFLVGAMFTAFGIILMIMVTQFNSVGRPMIILSEIVFSIIGVFLGFAIFGMDISIVMTGVGIMALAGIVVRNGIVLVEFIDLLVQQGVPVAEAVVEGGRTRMTPVILTAIAAILGLIPLAVGLNIDFWKLFDEGNPHLFFGGDNVAFWGPLAWTMVFGLIFATFLTLILAPVMYYMNKRSIDVLDHYGWPRGLKYVPFLVLILKMLSKRETIRRLHNLEYESPRPYNFFNGHADEKDKEQAKSAKGVVMH; encoded by the coding sequence ATGAAGGACTTAGAAAAAGAATTTAAACCCACCAGCTGGGCCATTGATAATAAGGTGAGCATTTATGTGGTCACCATTATCCTCGCGCTGTGGGGTATAACATCCTATAACAGCCTGCCCAAGGAACAGTTTCCTGAGGTAGTGTTCCCGCAATTTTATATAAGCACCGTTTACTTTGGTACTTCTCCGGAGGATATGGAAACCCTCGTGACCAAACCATTGGAGAAAAAGCTGAAAGCGATCTCTGGCGTAAAGAAGATATCCAGTTCTTCTGTACAGGACTACTCTGCTATCAACATTGAATTTGATGCGGGAGAAGATATAGAAGCGGCACGGCAGCAGGTACGTGAAAAAGTAGATGAAGCTAAACCGGATCTGCCCACAAATCTTTCCACAGACGGCCAGGAACCACAGATCATCAAAATAGATGTGAGTCAGATCCCCATCATGAATGTGAATATGAGTGGTGATTTTGACCTGCAGACCCTTAAAAGATATGCAGATGAAATGCAGGACCGGATCGAATCGCTCAATGAGATCACACGTGTGGATATTGTTGGTGCTCTGGACAGGGAGATCCAGATCAACCTGGATAAATTTAAAATGGATGCTGCCAGAGTGAGCTTTGATGATGTGATGTTCGCAGTGAATGCTGAAAATAAAACTGTTTCCGGCGGTGTTGTTGCCATGGACGGGCAAAAACGTTCATTGAGTGTGAAAGGGGAATATAAGGACCCCACAAAGATTAAGGACATTGTTATTCGTAGCCAGTCCGGATCAGTGGTGTACCTCCGTGATATCGCAGAAGTAAAGGATGGATTTGAAGAACAGGAAAGTTATGCCCGCCTCAATGGGAAGAGTGTAATTACCCTGAACGTAATTAAGCGTAGCGGCCAGAACCTGATCAATGCATCAGACAAGATCGCCGAAATTGTAAAAGAGATGGAGGCCAACTACTTACCGAAAGGTTTGGAAGTGACCATCACGGCAGATCAGTCAGACGCTACCCGTGTAACTTTGCACGACCTGATCAATACTATTATTATTGGTTTCATACTGGTAACAGTGGTGCTTATGTTCTTCATGGGAGCAGTGAATGCCCTCTTCGTAGCATTATCAGTACCGATCTCCATGTTCATCGCCTTTATCGTCATGTCTTTCACAGGCTTTACACTCAACATGATGGTGCTGTTCTCCTTCCTGCTGGCGTTGGGAATTGTGGTGGATGATGCTATCGTGGTGATTGAGAACGTACACAGGATCTTCAATGAACGAAAGGACCTTGGCATTGTGCATGCCGCCAAAATAGCAGCCGGTGAAGTGTTCCTGCCAGTATTCTCCGGTACGCTCACTGTACTTGCACCATTTGTTCCCTTGTTATTCTGGCCGGGTATCATTGGTAAGTTCATGTTCTTCCTGCCGATCACGCTTATAATCACATTGGTCGCTTCTCTGGTGGTGGCTTATATCATCAACCCGGTATTTGCGGTGGATTTCATGGATCGTCATGAAGGAGAGAATCATCCTAAACCAAAATTCAATAAGAAGTTTGCTATAGTCTCCATTTCATTCGGTGTAGCTGCATTGATGGGTTATGGCGGAAGTATGGGTGCCGGTAACCTGATCGTTTGTCTTTACCTGCTCATCCTGCTGGAACGTTTCTGGCTGGGAGGGGTTGCGCGTAAATTCCAGCATAATCTCTGGCCACGTGTGCAGAACAGCTACCGCCGCGTATTGCAATGGTGCATTATCGGATGGCGTCCTGTTTGGATCCTGGTTGCTACTTTTGGCCTGTTGGTTTTCAGTATTATACTTACCGGCATCCGCAACCCTAAAGTGGTATTCTTTCCAACATCGGACCCTAACTTCATATATGCTTATATAGAATTACCGATCGGTACGGATCAGATTGTAACAGATTCTATTACTAATATTGTAGAACAACGCATTACCAAAGTTGTAGGAGCGCAAAACCCACTGGTGAAATCTATTATCTCCAACGTTGCTGTGGGAGCGGGAGATCCAAGCCAGATGGACCTTTCAATAAGCCCTAATAAAGGCAAGGTAACAGTAGCCTTCGTGGAGTTTGCTAAACGTAATGGCCTGTCTACTGTAGACTACCTGGATAAGATCCGCGGTGTCGTGAAAGGTATTCCCGGAGCGGATATTACTGTTGAACAGGAACAAGGCGGCCCCCCAACAGGTAAACCTATCAACATTGAGATCACTGGTGATGAGTTCGAGCTGTTGGCAACAACTTCAGACCGCTTAAAACGTTATCTGGATAGTTTGCAGATTGGTGGTGTGGAAGAGTTGAAAAGCGATTTCCAAAGTAATAAGCCAGAGATAATTGTTTCTATCGATCGTGAAAGAGCGAACAGAGAAGGTATCTCTACAGAACAGATCGGTAAAACATTGCGAACTGCACTTTTTGGTACAGAAGTTTCCAAGTTCCGCGATCCGGAGGATGATTATCCTATTGTGATTCGGCTCAAAGAAGATCAGCGTAATAATATCAACACCCTCATGAACCTGAATCTCACCTATCGTGACATGAACATGGGAGGCCAGATCCGTCAGGTACCGCTGAGTGCCGTGGCTGATATCCGCTACTCTAATACCTATGCTGGTATCAAACATATAGACGAGAAAAGGGTAGTAACGCTGTATTCCAACATACTCACCGGTTTTAATGCCAATGAAGTGGTTGCGACAATCAATAGTGCCGTATTGGATTTCAATCCGCCGGATGGTATCACCGTGAAAATGACAGGTGAACAGGAAGATCAGATGGAAACCATGAACTTCTTGGTAGGAGCTATGTTCACCGCATTCGGTATTATTCTTATGATCATGGTAACACAGTTCAACTCAGTTGGCCGCCCAATGATCATCCTCTCGGAAATTGTATTCAGTATCATTGGTGTGTTCTTAGGTTTTGCCATATTTGGTATGGATATCTCCATCGTAATGACTGGTGTAGGTATCATGGCCCTGGCCGGTATCGTGGTACGGAATGGTATCGTACTCGTAGAATTCATCGACTTGCTGGTACAACAAGGTGTGCCTGTTGCGGAAGCAGTAGTAGAAGGCGGTAGAACACGGATGACCCCCGTTATCCTCACCGCCATCGCTGCGATCTTAGGTCTGATCCCTCTCGCAGTTGGTCTGAACATCGACTTCTGGAAACTCTTCGATGAAGGAAATCCGCACCTGTTCTTTGGAGGTGATAACGTTGCCTTCTGGGGCCCGCTGGCCTGGACAATGGTATTCGGCCTCATCTTCGCCACCTTCCTTACATTGATCCTGGCACCTGTAATGTATTACATGAACAAGCGCAGCATCGACGTACTGGATCATTATGGATGGCCACGTGGTTTGAAATACGTGCCGTTCCTGGTGCTGATCCTGAAAATGCTTTCTAAAAGAGAAACTATCAGGAGGCTGCACAACCTGGAGTATGAATCTCCTCGTCCTTACAATTTCTTCAACGGCCATGCCGACGAAAAAGATAAAGAGCAGGCTAAATCCGCCAAAGGAGTAGTAATGCATTAA
- a CDS encoding TIGR00266 family protein: protein MLKNHEIDYRIHGEEMQIVEIELDPQESCVAESGSFMMMNQEIKMETLFGDGSGQQQGFLGKLMSAGKRLITGESLFITAFTNMGQGKKSVSFAAPYPGKIIPMNLSLLGGKVICQKDAFLCAARGVNVGIEFQRRLGTGIFGGEGFIMQKLEGDGLAFVHAGGLVIERELQPGEVLKVDTGCVVAYTQQVDFDVEFIRGIRNMVFGGEGLFFAVLRGPGKVWLQSLPISRLASRVLAYGTGARKEEGSILGGLGNLLDGDGR from the coding sequence ATGCTTAAAAATCATGAGATAGACTATCGCATTCACGGTGAGGAAATGCAGATAGTAGAAATAGAACTGGACCCTCAGGAAAGCTGCGTGGCTGAAAGCGGCAGCTTTATGATGATGAACCAGGAAATAAAAATGGAAACATTGTTTGGCGATGGCTCCGGCCAGCAACAAGGCTTTCTGGGTAAACTGATGTCTGCCGGCAAACGCCTCATTACCGGTGAAAGCCTTTTCATCACTGCTTTTACCAATATGGGTCAGGGCAAAAAAAGCGTAAGCTTTGCCGCTCCATACCCGGGTAAGATCATTCCCATGAACCTGAGCCTGCTTGGTGGAAAAGTAATCTGCCAGAAAGATGCGTTCCTCTGCGCAGCCCGTGGGGTGAATGTAGGCATCGAGTTTCAGCGCAGGCTTGGTACCGGTATCTTTGGTGGTGAAGGCTTCATTATGCAGAAACTGGAAGGAGATGGTTTGGCGTTTGTACATGCAGGTGGCCTTGTGATCGAGCGGGAACTGCAACCAGGCGAAGTGTTGAAGGTTGACACAGGTTGTGTAGTAGCTTACACACAACAAGTAGATTTTGATGTAGAATTTATTCGGGGTATCAGGAATATGGTGTTCGGCGGAGAAGGTTTATTCTTTGCCGTACTGAGAGGTCCGGGTAAAGTATGGTTGCAAAGTTTGCCGATCAGCCGGTTGGCAAGCAGGGTTTTGGCCTATGGAACCGGGGCAAGGAAAGAAGAAGGCAGCATCCTGGGTGGATTAGGCAATCTGCTCGACGGAGATGGTCGTTAA
- a CDS encoding TetR/AcrR family transcriptional regulator, with product MEVQERILDTAFNLFRQYGTRSITMDEIAQKMGISKKTLYAHFADKSDLVVNVMSRHLKLMEEQCLAGKEQSKDAIEELFLVMKMLDDKLRNMNPVAMMDLQKFHAKAYQIFEQHKDVFMLQMVRQNLERGIREELYRPDLDLEILSRFRTASAMFCFQPDMFAMSGFDMTRVQRVLLENFLFGVVTLKGYKQIEEYKSKDYPK from the coding sequence ATGGAAGTACAAGAGAGAATATTAGATACTGCATTCAACCTTTTCAGGCAATACGGAACCCGTTCCATTACCATGGACGAAATTGCCCAGAAAATGGGGATCTCCAAGAAAACGCTGTATGCGCATTTTGCGGATAAGAGCGATCTGGTGGTGAATGTAATGAGCCGGCACCTGAAATTGATGGAGGAGCAGTGCCTGGCCGGTAAGGAACAATCCAAGGACGCCATCGAGGAACTGTTCCTGGTGATGAAAATGCTGGATGATAAATTACGTAATATGAACCCGGTAGCTATGATGGACCTTCAGAAGTTCCATGCAAAAGCCTACCAGATCTTTGAACAGCATAAAGATGTATTCATGTTGCAGATGGTCCGCCAGAACCTGGAAAGAGGTATCCGCGAAGAGCTGTACCGCCCCGACCTCGATCTGGAGATCCTCAGCCGCTTCCGCACGGCTTCAGCCATGTTCTGCTTTCAGCCGGATATGTTCGCAATGAGCGGTTTCGACATGACGCGTGTACAAAGAGTACTGCTGGAAAATTTCCTGTTTGGGGTAGTCACACTCAAAGGATATAAGCAGATCGAAGAATACAAATCCAAAGATTACCCGAAATAA
- a CDS encoding efflux RND transporter periplasmic adaptor subunit, translating into MTKRYFVLPLITVILAACGGGGGNKAEELQKLKQEKSALDAKISALEKELKTGDSSVKMKTVTVAALENTTFEHYIDIQGSVDAKENVDATAQVPGTIRAIYVKEGQAVSKGQALAQVDDQVLRSSLAELQTRLDLAKVLYEKQENLWKQQIGSEVQFLTAKNQKEALERNLATMKDQLAQARIVAPISGTVDAVIAKVGDNAAPGVPAFRIVNGNNLRVVANVAESFAGKVKTGAEVLLTFPDINKEQRTRIGFASKTIDPVSRSIRVEVPLKSTADLNPNMIAQLRIIDYKAPSAVVVPVSVIQYSLGKPYVLTVKGSGDKLQAVRNNIEIGRTYNDKAEIKSGLQAGDRIITSGFQGVNDNDFVKL; encoded by the coding sequence ATGACTAAAAGATATTTTGTACTCCCCCTGATCACAGTGATCCTGGCTGCTTGCGGTGGCGGTGGCGGTAACAAAGCTGAAGAGTTGCAAAAGCTGAAACAAGAGAAGTCAGCGCTGGATGCAAAGATCTCTGCCCTTGAAAAAGAACTGAAAACAGGCGATTCATCTGTTAAGATGAAAACTGTTACTGTTGCAGCTCTTGAGAACACTACTTTTGAACACTATATAGATATCCAGGGTAGTGTAGATGCTAAGGAAAATGTAGATGCTACTGCACAGGTCCCCGGCACCATAAGGGCTATTTATGTGAAAGAAGGTCAGGCTGTATCAAAAGGCCAGGCACTTGCACAGGTAGATGATCAGGTGCTTCGTTCCAGCCTCGCAGAATTGCAAACACGGCTGGACCTCGCTAAAGTACTGTATGAAAAACAAGAAAACCTCTGGAAACAACAGATCGGTTCCGAAGTACAATTCCTGACAGCAAAGAACCAGAAAGAAGCGCTGGAAAGGAATCTGGCCACCATGAAAGATCAACTCGCACAAGCCCGTATCGTTGCTCCTATCAGCGGTACAGTAGATGCGGTGATCGCTAAAGTAGGGGATAACGCAGCCCCGGGGGTGCCGGCTTTTCGTATCGTAAATGGCAATAACCTGAGAGTAGTAGCTAACGTAGCTGAATCCTTTGCCGGCAAAGTTAAAACAGGCGCCGAAGTACTGCTCACCTTCCCCGATATCAATAAAGAACAACGTACCCGCATCGGTTTTGCCAGCAAAACAATTGATCCGGTGAGCCGTTCAATCAGAGTGGAAGTTCCTTTGAAAAGTACTGCTGATCTGAATCCTAACATGATCGCACAACTGCGTATCATTGATTACAAAGCACCCAGTGCTGTTGTTGTGCCCGTGAGCGTGATCCAGTATTCACTGGGAAAACCTTATGTGCTTACTGTAAAAGGCAGCGGGGATAAATTACAGGCAGTGCGTAACAATATAGAGATCGGCCGTACTTATAACGATAAAGCAGAGATCAAATCTGGTCTGCAGGCTGGAGACAGGATCATTACTTCCGGTTTCCAGGGCGTGAACGACAATGACTTTGTGAAACTGTAA
- a CDS encoding TolC family protein yields the protein MQFKWKLIALTGMMMQLLTYANAQQPAVIPEGQVRFTVKEAVDYALVNQYAVRNAKLDELRQLAINKEVSGRALPQVSGSGTFQDNPIIQKQLIDASNFDPSVPKGTLVAFSFGLKYNAVGNVDVNQVLFDPSVLVALQARKTLEDLARKGVKKSEIDVKTEVYKAYYNVLAADKAQKILEESVLRMEKTLNETRETYKNGLVEKLDVDRLVVQYNNLKSEVVRIRNVREVGIAALKFQMGMPMKQQLELTDTLSNEALTAGIEDQKGFTYNNRIEYQLAEVQKKANEYNLKRYRMEGLPSLNAFGQGGVSRASNTFNYFEQQLWYGYVSWGLNLKIPIFSGMQRKRRVDQAFIEVKRSDLQLENARNSIDLEQTSSSTNLRNNITTLENQEENMALANEVYKTTNIKYKEGVGSSLEMITAETALLESQNNYFNALFNVIISRIDYLKAYGKL from the coding sequence ATGCAGTTTAAATGGAAGCTCATCGCTTTAACAGGTATGATGATGCAATTATTAACCTACGCTAATGCCCAGCAACCTGCCGTTATCCCGGAAGGTCAGGTGAGGTTCACTGTCAAAGAAGCAGTGGACTACGCGCTGGTGAATCAATATGCGGTTCGGAATGCCAAATTGGATGAATTGCGTCAGCTTGCGATCAACAAAGAAGTAAGTGGCCGCGCATTACCACAGGTTTCAGGCTCCGGTACTTTTCAGGACAACCCGATCATTCAGAAACAACTGATCGATGCGTCCAACTTTGATCCCTCTGTACCAAAAGGTACCCTTGTGGCCTTTTCTTTTGGCCTGAAATACAATGCTGTAGGCAATGTAGATGTAAATCAGGTATTATTTGATCCAAGTGTGCTCGTTGCCTTGCAGGCCCGCAAAACATTGGAAGACCTGGCAAGAAAAGGTGTAAAGAAATCTGAGATCGACGTGAAAACCGAGGTCTATAAGGCTTATTACAACGTACTGGCTGCAGACAAAGCACAGAAGATCCTGGAAGAAAGTGTACTCCGCATGGAAAAAACACTGAACGAAACGAGAGAAACATATAAGAACGGTCTCGTTGAAAAATTGGATGTAGACAGGCTCGTGGTACAATACAATAACCTTAAGTCAGAAGTGGTCCGTATCCGCAATGTTCGTGAGGTGGGTATCGCCGCGTTGAAATTCCAGATGGGCATGCCCATGAAACAACAGCTGGAATTAACCGATACGCTCAGCAATGAAGCACTCACAGCTGGTATAGAGGATCAGAAGGGGTTCACTTATAATAACAGGATCGAATATCAATTGGCAGAAGTTCAAAAGAAAGCCAACGAATATAACCTGAAGAGATACCGTATGGAAGGATTGCCCTCTTTGAATGCATTTGGACAAGGTGGTGTTTCCCGGGCAAGTAATACTTTTAACTATTTCGAGCAACAACTCTGGTACGGATATGTATCATGGGGGCTCAACCTTAAGATTCCCATTTTTAGCGGAATGCAAAGGAAACGGAGGGTAGATCAGGCCTTTATCGAGGTGAAAAGATCGGATCTTCAGCTCGAAAATGCCCGTAATTCAATAGATCTGGAGCAAACTTCATCTTCTACGAACCTGCGTAATAATATTACCACGCTGGAAAACCAGGAAGAGAATATGGCCCTGGCCAATGAAGTATATAAAACAACAAATATCAAATATAAAGAGGGGGTAGGTTCCAGCCTTGAAATGATCACTGCTGAAACAGCTCTCCTTGAATCACAGAACAACTACTTCAATGCATTGTTCAATGTGATCATCTCCAGGATCGATTACCTGAAAGCATACGGAAAACTTTAA
- a CDS encoding SGNH/GDSL hydrolase family protein, protein MKKTLLPLVLSFCAISATYAQDNARYTDATSFMLIGKGLPTNKPYVRLDSIQTRELTPAVKYLSTNSAGIAVLFETNSKYIKVKWTVNKVAYHSNMTPIVHSGLDLYGKKDGKWVWAGVGRPVNQVEAESVIVNNMDATTKQFMLYAPTYNELTSLQIGVEPEATIGVPSKPGIDTTKRVVMYGSSIMQGASASRPGMAYPAIIARHSGWDVVNLGFSGAGKMEFPVAEILVTMKASVFVLDCMPNPTLDEIKERGYPFIKHLLTKRPEVPVLLVESAIYESGNFDQRIAETVRKKNALLTEIYTKLKQEGFKQLHYLSAKGLIGEDHEGATDGVHLNDIGFQRQAEKVLPVVQQLVKKSSGSK, encoded by the coding sequence ATGAAAAAGACACTCCTTCCCCTGGTCCTTTCATTTTGCGCCATTAGCGCAACTTATGCTCAGGACAATGCCCGTTATACGGATGCTACCAGCTTTATGCTCATTGGTAAAGGGCTGCCCACCAACAAGCCTTATGTGCGGCTGGACAGCATTCAAACACGCGAACTCACGCCGGCTGTTAAATATCTAAGCACCAACAGCGCCGGTATTGCTGTTTTGTTTGAAACGAACTCCAAATACATTAAAGTGAAATGGACCGTGAACAAAGTGGCATACCATTCCAATATGACACCTATTGTACATAGCGGGCTGGACCTTTATGGAAAAAAAGATGGTAAATGGGTATGGGCAGGTGTAGGCCGCCCGGTGAACCAGGTAGAGGCAGAATCAGTGATCGTTAACAACATGGATGCTACTACAAAACAATTCATGCTCTATGCACCTACTTATAATGAGCTGACCTCCCTGCAGATCGGAGTAGAGCCGGAAGCTACAATAGGCGTACCATCCAAGCCAGGTATCGATACCACTAAAAGAGTAGTGATGTATGGCTCCAGCATTATGCAGGGCGCATCTGCATCCAGGCCTGGTATGGCATATCCTGCCATCATTGCACGCCACAGTGGTTGGGATGTAGTGAACCTGGGTTTCAGCGGAGCAGGCAAAATGGAATTCCCCGTTGCAGAAATACTCGTTACCATGAAAGCGTCTGTTTTTGTGCTGGACTGTATGCCTAACCCTACACTGGATGAAATAAAAGAACGCGGTTACCCATTCATCAAACACCTGTTGACCAAACGCCCGGAAGTACCCGTGCTGCTGGTGGAATCAGCTATTTATGAAAGTGGCAACTTTGATCAGCGCATAGCAGAAACGGTAAGAAAAAAGAATGCATTGCTCACAGAGATCTATACCAAATTAAAACAGGAAGGATTCAAGCAGTTGCATTATTTATCCGCTAAAGGCCTCATCGGTGAAGACCATGAAGGTGCTACGGATGGCGTGCATCTCAACGATATCGGTTTCCAGCGGCAAGCGGAAAAAGTATTGCCTGTTGTGCAGCAACTGGTGAAAAAATCCAGCGGAAGCAAGTGA